From a region of the Helianthus annuus cultivar XRQ/B chromosome 5, HanXRQr2.0-SUNRISE, whole genome shotgun sequence genome:
- the LOC110942894 gene encoding uncharacterized protein LOC110942894: MSPITPEVRAKAEIFTGNEVCKEKAKSLLREYCLPDGLLPVEDVEELGYVKETGFVWVKQKNEITHKFDKVGKQVSYAKEITSYFEKCKIKKLSGVKSKEVMIWISLIEIFVEDPTSDKVTMKTPTGISKTFPKVAFEA; encoded by the coding sequence ATGTCGCCAATCACTCCTGAGGTTAGAGCAAAGGCAGAAATTTTTACCGGAAATGAAGTTTGCAAGGAAAAAGCCAAGTCTCTTTTAAGAGAATATTGTCTTCCAGATGGCCTATTGCCCGTGGAGGATGTTGAGGAACTTGGTTATGTAAAAGAAACTGGATTCGTGTGGGTCAAACAAAAGAATGAGATCACACACAAGTTTGACAAGGTCGGAAAGCAAGTGTCATATGCCAAAGAGATCACTTCCTATTTTGAGAAATGTAAGATTAAAAAGTTATCTGGAGTGAAGTCTAAAGAGGTGATGATATGGATCTCACTCATCGAGATCTTCGTTGAAGATCCCACAAGTGACAAAGTTACAATGAAAACGCCAACTGGAATCTCCAAGACCTTTCCGAAGGTGGCTTTTGAGGCTTAA
- the LOC110942895 gene encoding uncharacterized protein LOC110942895 yields MAKQQQAFNVPTINEHDHEGKDLYNDNNNDVVSSSCFRLFCCFDNYQDVETTTFLYQLQQSGDMINKDTWFMKRAKSLKEYSEVVAGPKWKNFIRRFSRGMKTTKSNANTLFQYDPQSYALNFNGEDDHEDDDLLPRSFSTRFAPPSRSIQT; encoded by the coding sequence ATGGCTAAACAACAACAAGCTTTCAATGTGCCAACCATCAATGAGCACGATCACGAAGGCAAAGACCTCTACAATGACAACAACAACGACGTCGTTTCCAGCAGCTGCTTCCGCCTCTTCTGCTGCTTTGACAACTACCAAGACGTCGAAACGACAACGTTCTTGTACCAGCTGCAGCAATCCGGAGATATGATCAACAAGGACACGTGGTTCATGAAACGGGCCAAGAGTTTGAAGGAGTATTCTGAGGTGGTTGCTGGACCCAAGTGGAAAAACTTCATCAGGAGATTTAGTAGGGGGATGAAGACGACGAAATCTAATGCGAATACGCTGTTTCAATATGATCCGCAGAGTTATGCTCTTAACTTCAATGGTGAAGATGatcatgaagatgatgatttgtTGCCTCGTAGCTTCTCTACGCGATTCGCTCCGCCTTCGCGGTCGATACAAACGTGa